CCTTCGGCATCTACATTTTTAACAATATTCGAAGGCGCAGGATCTATTACCAACGAATACTGAAGTACCCGTTGGTGAGGATAGGCCTTAGGATACAGATACAAAGTATGTGAATCCAGCTCAACAGGAAAATCGTAACTATAGTCAAGTGAATGACGAACTTTCAGATTCATAGAATTTCCTGTGTTTTCAGCAAAAGAGATAATGCTATTTATAAAGATAAAACCCTCTGCTAACTACAATTGGTTCAGTTCATCCATTGACTTCTGATATGTCCGGAGGTTTGTCCCATCGATTGTGTCTGTGATTTCTCAGATTCCAGACCGAAATACATATCAAAAATGGCGTTATCTACTTCGTTATTATTTGTCTGGAAACGATCCAGATATTTATGAAGACCCATTTTGAAAACGTCCTCTACGTCTGTGAATTCAAGTTCACTGCGCATTTTGCTCAATGCTCTTTCAGCGGGATTGGTATGTCCGCGTTCAGGAATTGAACCTGCAATTGCATACAAGGAAAGTTCTGCCTGACGAACTGAGTAAGCGATAGAACGCGGAAATAATTTATCAAGAATTAAAAATGCTACAATGTTCATCGGCGTCAAAGCACGATGTGTCTGGCGATACATATTATAAGCACTTACAGATTTCAAAACAGCAGTCCACATCATCAGATCCAAAGTAGAACCAGAAGTTCCGGTATCCTGCAAAAGCGTAAAATACTTAACATCCAGGAATCTTGAACATTTATCGGCACGCTCGATATGACGGCCTAAACGACCAAAATGCCATGCTTCATTACGCGTAATCGACGCATCCACAACACCATGAAAAAGCTGGCAGTTTTTACGGATATCTGTAAAAAATGATTGCATATGGTCCATATTCCGGAAATCATCAGGAGAAGTTCCGCGAATGGTCAGATAAAATGTATTGATACTTTCCCACATTTCTTTCGAAATGGTTTCACGGATTGTACGTGCATTTTCCCTCGCTTCATACAAACAGCTCACAATGGAATTCGGATTACGCTTATCAAACGTCATAAAGTGGATCACGTCCTCCTTGGTCGGTTTGTCATAATATTTGTGGAAAAGAAAATGATCAGCTGTGGCAATAAGAAGCGG
The sequence above is drawn from the Dyadobacter subterraneus genome and encodes:
- a CDS encoding alpha-E domain-containing protein, whose amino-acid sequence is MLSRVANSIYWMNRYMERVENYARFVGVNFNLALDLPPDVDEQWEPLLIATADHFLFHKYYDKPTKEDVIHFMTFDKRNPNSIVSCLYEARENARTIRETISKEMWESINTFYLTIRGTSPDDFRNMDHMQSFFTDIRKNCQLFHGVVDASITRNEAWHFGRLGRHIERADKCSRFLDVKYFTLLQDTGTSGSTLDLMMWTAVLKSVSAYNMYRQTHRALTPMNIVAFLILDKLFPRSIAYSVRQAELSLYAIAGSIPERGHTNPAERALSKMRSELEFTDVEDVFKMGLHKYLDRFQTNNNEVDNAIFDMYFGLESEKSQTQSMGQTSGHIRSQWMN